A section of the Salmo trutta chromosome 4, fSalTru1.1, whole genome shotgun sequence genome encodes:
- the LOC115192211 gene encoding tyrosine-protein kinase receptor Tie-1 isoform X1, translating to MIYILFLLCLIHVSGAVTDLTVISNAEASTPQLFSISCLTGERDAAELDLDIKKDNSILILSSRPRYRVKRPKTKEVVANEFVGVMDQTGIFYCHASQGTDPLINLGKVTLINNFAKALFVPAHLTVTANRGDTVHLAMQVLSSQRRDVTWKYNGNYFYTTHWGDVSNSTAVLTLEDVAKANEGIYSASFVGDSPINGAWMRLIVRDCGSKKWGADCDKDCPECLNGGVCHHRDGDCICPPGFMGMRCETACREGMFGLNCQESCRPEMDCRGLRFCLADPYGCSCASGWSGNHCNRLCHRDMYGADCRLRCKCKNGGVCNHFSGCQCPTGWRGQHCEKSDRAPQILNMASSLEWNLHSSPKILCSATGNPLPSHTSIELRKLDSTVLKASRTTMDSNKSTAQFDIPRLSTEHAGLWECRVSTNGGQDSRKFNLIVKEPPFPSTPPKLLEKRSKQLVVLPVESYRGDGPIDSTKLLYKPMETGDSWSSIIVYSREPITLMNLKPSTRYHVRVQLTRPGEGGEGTLGPEAIMETDCPEPTLRPEIDFSSLEGRNATVRWLLHGNADRASGFLVQLFGPSPSGEMLREETTLLNVLSTKFYNLQYHQDYTVVVRLLNCGSLGPASKPYNVRINSQGPSSPRNVQALPLSVSAVQVKWQPPEDPNGGIVKYIIEYQPVGQGSLHPWVDTDDGNKTAKDVTALNGSTLYQFRVRAFSKVPGEWSKFVHARTQGDGPQDFTPTTQGVGGRPGSEGYYLLVAVVGSVTVTCVTILLALLALFCIRKTLLNRRRTFTYQSGSGEETILQFNSGTLTLTRRPKPTSEPLTYPILEWDDIKFEDVIGEGNFGQVIKAMIKKDGAKMSAAIKMLKAEFASENDHRDFAGELEVLCKLGQHPNIINLIGACENRGYLYIAIEYAPYGNLLDFLRKSRVLETDPAFAKEHGTASTLTSQQLLQFAVDVATGMHYLSDKQFIHRDLAARNVLVGDNLVAKIADFGLSRGEEVYVKKTMGRLPVRWMAIESLNYSVYTTKSDVWSFGVLLWEIVSLGGTPYCGMTCAELYEKLPQSYRMEQPRNCDDEVYELMRQCWRDRPHERPPFSQISVQLNRMQEARKAYVNMALFENFTYAGIDATAEEA from the exons ATGATCTACATCTTATTTTTGTTGTGCCTCATCCATGTGTCAG GTGCGGTGACAGACCTGACCGTCATCTCCAACGCTGAGGCCTCCACCCCTCAGCTCTTCTCCATCTCCTGCCTCACTGGGGAGCGGGATGCAGCAGAGCTAGACCTGGACATCAAGAAGGACAACAgcatcctcatcctctcctcacgGCCACGTTACCGAGTCAAAAGGCCCAAGACCAAGGAGGTGGTGGCGAACGAGTTCGTGGGTGTGATGGACCAAACAGGCATCTTCTACTGCCATGCGTCCCAGGGAACTGATCCTCTTATAAACCTGGGTAAAGTGACACTCATCAACAACTTTGCCAAAG CCCTGTTTGTCCCGGCCCACCTCACGGTGACAGCAAACAGAGGAGATACAGTTCACCTGGCCATGCAGGTCCTGAGCTCCCAGAGAAGAGACGTCACCTGGAAATACAATG GTAACTATTTCTACACGACCCACTGGGGTGATGTGTCCAACAGTACGGCTGTACTAACCCTGGAGGACGTGGCTAAAGCCAACGAGGGTATCTACAGCGCCAGCTTCGTGGGAGACAGTCCCATCAATGGAGCCTGGATGAGGCTGATTGTCAGAG ACTGTGGCAGTAAGAAGTGGGGTGCCGACTGTGACAAGGACTGTCCAGAGTGTCTCAATGGAGGGGTGTGTCACCACCGGGACGGGGACTGCATCTGCCCACCGGGGTTCATGGGGATGCGCTGCGAGacag CCTGTAGAGAGGGAATGTTTGGGCTTAATTGCCAGGAGTCATGCAGGCCAGAGATGGACTGTAGAGGGCTGAGGTTCTGCCTGGCTGACCCTTACGGATGCTCCTGTGCCAGTGGCTGGTCTGGGAACCACTGCAACAGAC tCTGCCACAGGGACATGTACGGGGCAGACTGCAGGCTGCGCTGTAAGTGTAAGAACGGTGGAGTGTGTAACCACTTCAGTGGATGTCAGTGTCCCACTGGCTGGAGAGGACAGCACTGTGAGAAATCAG ACCGTGCCCCCCAGATCTTGAACATGGCCAGTAGTCTAGAGTGGAACCTTCACTCCAGCCCCAAGATCCTGTGTTCCGCCACAGGCAACCCCCTGCCCAGCCACACCAGCATTGAGCTGCGCAAACTGGACAGCACTGTGCTCAAG GCGTCTCGTACCACCATGGATTCCAATAAGAGCACAGCGCAGTTTGATATTCCCCGTCTGTCCACTGAGCATGCTGGGTTATGGGAGTGTAGGGTTTCCACCAATGGGGGACAAGACTCAAGGAAGTTCAACCTCATTGTCAAAG AGCCACCGTTCCCCAGCACCCCTCCCAAGCTGCTGGAGAAGAGGAGTAAGCAGCTGGTGGTGTTGCCTGTGGAGTCCtacagaggagacggacccatCGACTCCACCAAGCTCCTCTACAAGCCCATGGAGACAGGAGACTCCTGGTCCTCCATCATAG TGTACAGTAGAGAGCCTATAACGCTGATGAATCTGAAGCCATCTACACGCTACCACGTCCGTGTCCAGCTGACCCGtcctggggagggaggggaggggactcTGGGGCCTGAGGCCATCATGGAGACTGACTGTCCAG AGCCCACTCTTCGACCAGAGATTGACTTCAGCTCGCTGGAGGGCCGCAACGCCACTGTGCGCTGGCTGTTGCATGGCAACGCGGACAGGGCCAGCGGGTTCTTAGTGCAGCTCTTCGGGCCCTCCCCCTCAGGAGAGATGCTGAGAGAGGAGACCACCCTGCTCAATGTGCTCTCCACCAAGTTCTACAACCTGCAGTACCACCAAGACTACACAGTGGTCGTCAGACTGCTCAACTGTGGCAGTCTGGGTCCCGCCTCTAAGCCGTACAACGTCCGCATAAACAGCCAGG GTCCCTCATCTCCTCGGAACGTCCAGGCCCTGCCCCTGTCTGTGTCTGCAGTGCAGGTGAAGTGGCAGCCCCCTGAGGACCCTAACGGGGGCATAGTGAAGTACATCATAGAGTACCAGCCGGTGGGTCAGGGCAGCCTGCACCCCTGGGTCGACACAGACGATGGCAACAAGACAGCTAAAGATGTGACAGCGCTCAACGGGAGTACTCTCTACCAGTTCAGAGTGAGGGCCTTCTCTAAAGTACCCGGGGAGTGGAGCAAGTTTGTCCATGCCAGGACCCAGGGAGATG GTCCCCAGGACTTCACTCCTACCACCCAGGGTGTGGGGGGGCGTCCAGGCAGTGAGGGCTACTATTTGTTGGTAGCTGTGGTGGGGTCTGTGACGGTCACCTGTGTCACCATCCTGCTGGCTCTGCTGGCTCTCTTCTGCATCCGCAAAACTCTGCTCAACCGCAGACGCACCTTCACTTACCAGTCTGGAtcg GGAGAGGAGACCATCCTCCAGTTTAACTCTGGGACCCTGACCCTGACAAGGAGGCCGAAGCCTACCTCTGAGCCCCTCACCTACCCCATCCTGGAGTGGGATGACATCAAGTTTGAAGATGTGATCGGAGAGGGCAACTTCGGCCAGGTCATCAAGGCCATGATCAAGAAGGACGGGGCCAAGATGAGCGCTGCTATCAAGATGCTAAAAG CAGAGTTTGCCTCGGAGAATGACCACCGGGACTTTGCAGGAGAGCTGGAAGTGTTGTGTAAACTGGGCCAACATCCCAACATCATCAACCTCATAGGAGCCTGTGAAAACAGGG GGTACCTGTACATTGCTATTGAGTACGCCCCATACGGAAACCTGCTTGACTTCTTGCGTAAGAGCCGAGTCCTAGAGACAGACCCTGCCTTCGCCAAGGAGCACGGCACAGCCTCCACCCTCACCTCACAACAACTGCTGCAGTTCGCTGTCGACGTGGCTACTGGCATGCACTACCTTAGCGACAAACAG ttcATCCACAGAGACCTGGCAGCGAGGAACGTTTTAGTGGGAGACAACCTAGTGGCCAAGATAGCAGACTTCGGTCTGTCCCGAGGGGAGGAGGTCTACGTCAAAAAGACCATG GGGAGGTTGCCAGTGCGTTGGATGGCAATAGAGTCCCTAAACTACAGTGTGTACACCACCAAGAGTGACGT
- the LOC115192211 gene encoding tyrosine-protein kinase receptor Tie-1 isoform X2 has product MIYILFLLCLIHVSGAVTDLTVISNAEASTPQLFSISCLTGERDAAELDLDIKKDNSILILSSRPRYRVKRPKTKEVVANEFVGVMDQTGIFYCHASQGTDPLINLGKVTLINNFAKALFVPAHLTVTANRGDTVHLAMQVLSSQRRDVTWKYNGNYFYTTHWGDVSNSTAVLTLEDVAKANEGIYSASFVGDSPINGAWMRLIVRDCGSKKWGADCDKDCPECLNGGVCHHRDGDCICPPGFMGMRCETACREGMFGLNCQESCRPEMDCRGLRFCLADPYGCSCASGWSGNHCNRLCHRDMYGADCRLRCKCKNGGVCNHFSGCQCPTGWRGQHCEKSDRAPQILNMASSLEWNLHSSPKILCSATGNPLPSHTSIELRKLDSTVLKASRTTMDSNKSTAQFDIPRLSTEHAGLWECRVSTNGGQDSRKFNLIVKEPPFPSTPPKLLEKRSKQLVVLPVESYRGDGPIDSTKLLYKPMETGDSWSSIIVYSREPITLMNLKPSTRYHVRVQLTRPGEGGEGTLGPEAIMETDCPEPTLRPEIDFSSLEGRNATVRWLLHGNADRASGFLVQLFGPSPSGEMLREETTLLNVLSTKFYNLQYHQDYTVVVRLLNCGSLGPASKPYNVRINSQGPSSPRNVQALPLSVSAVQVKWQPPEDPNGGIVKYIIEYQPVGQGSLHPWVDTDDGNKTAKDVTALNGSTLYQFRVRAFSKVPGEWSKFVHARTQGDGPQDFTPTTQGVGGRPGSEGYYLLVAVVGSVTVTCVTILLALLALFCIRKTLLNRRRTFTYQSGSGEETILQFNSGTLTLTRRPKPTSEPLTYPILEWDDIKFEDVIGEGNFGQVIKAMIKKDGAKMSAAIKMLKEFASENDHRDFAGELEVLCKLGQHPNIINLIGACENRGYLYIAIEYAPYGNLLDFLRKSRVLETDPAFAKEHGTASTLTSQQLLQFAVDVATGMHYLSDKQFIHRDLAARNVLVGDNLVAKIADFGLSRGEEVYVKKTMGRLPVRWMAIESLNYSVYTTKSDVWSFGVLLWEIVSLGGTPYCGMTCAELYEKLPQSYRMEQPRNCDDEVYELMRQCWRDRPHERPPFSQISVQLNRMQEARKAYVNMALFENFTYAGIDATAEEA; this is encoded by the exons ATGATCTACATCTTATTTTTGTTGTGCCTCATCCATGTGTCAG GTGCGGTGACAGACCTGACCGTCATCTCCAACGCTGAGGCCTCCACCCCTCAGCTCTTCTCCATCTCCTGCCTCACTGGGGAGCGGGATGCAGCAGAGCTAGACCTGGACATCAAGAAGGACAACAgcatcctcatcctctcctcacgGCCACGTTACCGAGTCAAAAGGCCCAAGACCAAGGAGGTGGTGGCGAACGAGTTCGTGGGTGTGATGGACCAAACAGGCATCTTCTACTGCCATGCGTCCCAGGGAACTGATCCTCTTATAAACCTGGGTAAAGTGACACTCATCAACAACTTTGCCAAAG CCCTGTTTGTCCCGGCCCACCTCACGGTGACAGCAAACAGAGGAGATACAGTTCACCTGGCCATGCAGGTCCTGAGCTCCCAGAGAAGAGACGTCACCTGGAAATACAATG GTAACTATTTCTACACGACCCACTGGGGTGATGTGTCCAACAGTACGGCTGTACTAACCCTGGAGGACGTGGCTAAAGCCAACGAGGGTATCTACAGCGCCAGCTTCGTGGGAGACAGTCCCATCAATGGAGCCTGGATGAGGCTGATTGTCAGAG ACTGTGGCAGTAAGAAGTGGGGTGCCGACTGTGACAAGGACTGTCCAGAGTGTCTCAATGGAGGGGTGTGTCACCACCGGGACGGGGACTGCATCTGCCCACCGGGGTTCATGGGGATGCGCTGCGAGacag CCTGTAGAGAGGGAATGTTTGGGCTTAATTGCCAGGAGTCATGCAGGCCAGAGATGGACTGTAGAGGGCTGAGGTTCTGCCTGGCTGACCCTTACGGATGCTCCTGTGCCAGTGGCTGGTCTGGGAACCACTGCAACAGAC tCTGCCACAGGGACATGTACGGGGCAGACTGCAGGCTGCGCTGTAAGTGTAAGAACGGTGGAGTGTGTAACCACTTCAGTGGATGTCAGTGTCCCACTGGCTGGAGAGGACAGCACTGTGAGAAATCAG ACCGTGCCCCCCAGATCTTGAACATGGCCAGTAGTCTAGAGTGGAACCTTCACTCCAGCCCCAAGATCCTGTGTTCCGCCACAGGCAACCCCCTGCCCAGCCACACCAGCATTGAGCTGCGCAAACTGGACAGCACTGTGCTCAAG GCGTCTCGTACCACCATGGATTCCAATAAGAGCACAGCGCAGTTTGATATTCCCCGTCTGTCCACTGAGCATGCTGGGTTATGGGAGTGTAGGGTTTCCACCAATGGGGGACAAGACTCAAGGAAGTTCAACCTCATTGTCAAAG AGCCACCGTTCCCCAGCACCCCTCCCAAGCTGCTGGAGAAGAGGAGTAAGCAGCTGGTGGTGTTGCCTGTGGAGTCCtacagaggagacggacccatCGACTCCACCAAGCTCCTCTACAAGCCCATGGAGACAGGAGACTCCTGGTCCTCCATCATAG TGTACAGTAGAGAGCCTATAACGCTGATGAATCTGAAGCCATCTACACGCTACCACGTCCGTGTCCAGCTGACCCGtcctggggagggaggggaggggactcTGGGGCCTGAGGCCATCATGGAGACTGACTGTCCAG AGCCCACTCTTCGACCAGAGATTGACTTCAGCTCGCTGGAGGGCCGCAACGCCACTGTGCGCTGGCTGTTGCATGGCAACGCGGACAGGGCCAGCGGGTTCTTAGTGCAGCTCTTCGGGCCCTCCCCCTCAGGAGAGATGCTGAGAGAGGAGACCACCCTGCTCAATGTGCTCTCCACCAAGTTCTACAACCTGCAGTACCACCAAGACTACACAGTGGTCGTCAGACTGCTCAACTGTGGCAGTCTGGGTCCCGCCTCTAAGCCGTACAACGTCCGCATAAACAGCCAGG GTCCCTCATCTCCTCGGAACGTCCAGGCCCTGCCCCTGTCTGTGTCTGCAGTGCAGGTGAAGTGGCAGCCCCCTGAGGACCCTAACGGGGGCATAGTGAAGTACATCATAGAGTACCAGCCGGTGGGTCAGGGCAGCCTGCACCCCTGGGTCGACACAGACGATGGCAACAAGACAGCTAAAGATGTGACAGCGCTCAACGGGAGTACTCTCTACCAGTTCAGAGTGAGGGCCTTCTCTAAAGTACCCGGGGAGTGGAGCAAGTTTGTCCATGCCAGGACCCAGGGAGATG GTCCCCAGGACTTCACTCCTACCACCCAGGGTGTGGGGGGGCGTCCAGGCAGTGAGGGCTACTATTTGTTGGTAGCTGTGGTGGGGTCTGTGACGGTCACCTGTGTCACCATCCTGCTGGCTCTGCTGGCTCTCTTCTGCATCCGCAAAACTCTGCTCAACCGCAGACGCACCTTCACTTACCAGTCTGGAtcg GGAGAGGAGACCATCCTCCAGTTTAACTCTGGGACCCTGACCCTGACAAGGAGGCCGAAGCCTACCTCTGAGCCCCTCACCTACCCCATCCTGGAGTGGGATGACATCAAGTTTGAAGATGTGATCGGAGAGGGCAACTTCGGCCAGGTCATCAAGGCCATGATCAAGAAGGACGGGGCCAAGATGAGCGCTGCTATCAAGATGCTAAAAG AGTTTGCCTCGGAGAATGACCACCGGGACTTTGCAGGAGAGCTGGAAGTGTTGTGTAAACTGGGCCAACATCCCAACATCATCAACCTCATAGGAGCCTGTGAAAACAGGG GGTACCTGTACATTGCTATTGAGTACGCCCCATACGGAAACCTGCTTGACTTCTTGCGTAAGAGCCGAGTCCTAGAGACAGACCCTGCCTTCGCCAAGGAGCACGGCACAGCCTCCACCCTCACCTCACAACAACTGCTGCAGTTCGCTGTCGACGTGGCTACTGGCATGCACTACCTTAGCGACAAACAG ttcATCCACAGAGACCTGGCAGCGAGGAACGTTTTAGTGGGAGACAACCTAGTGGCCAAGATAGCAGACTTCGGTCTGTCCCGAGGGGAGGAGGTCTACGTCAAAAAGACCATG GGGAGGTTGCCAGTGCGTTGGATGGCAATAGAGTCCCTAAACTACAGTGTGTACACCACCAAGAGTGACGT
- the LOC115192211 gene encoding tyrosine-protein kinase receptor Tie-1 isoform X3 yields the protein MIYILFLLCLIHVSGAVTDLTVISNAEASTPQLFSISCLTGERDAAELDLDIKKDNSILILSSRPRYRVKRPKTKEVVANEFVGVMDQTGIFYCHASQGTDPLINLGKVTLINNFAKALFVPAHLTVTANRGDTVHLAMQVLSSQRRDVTWKYNGNYFYTTHWGDVSNSTAVLTLEDVAKANEGIYSASFVGDSPINGAWMRLIVRDCGSKKWGADCDKDCPECLNGGVCHHRDGDCICPPGFMGMRCETACREGMFGLNCQESCRPEMDCRGLRFCLADPYGCSCASGWSGNHCNRLCHRDMYGADCRLRCKCKNGGVCNHFSGCQCPTGWRGQHCEKSDRAPQILNMASSLEWNLHSSPKILCSATGNPLPSHTSIELRKLDSTVLKASRTTMDSNKSTAQFDIPRLSTEHAGLWECRVSTNGGQDSRKFNLIVKEPPFPSTPPKLLEKRSKQLVVLPVESYRGDGPIDSTKLLYKPMETGDSWSSIIVYSREPITLMNLKPSTRYHVRVQLTRPGEGGEGTLGPEAIMETDCPEPTLRPEIDFSSLEGRNATVRWLLHGNADRASGFLVQLFGPSPSGEMLREETTLLNVLSTKFYNLQYHQDYTVVVRLLNCGSLGPASKPYNVRINSQGPSSPRNVQALPLSVSAVQVKWQPPEDPNGGIVKYIIEYQPVGQGSLHPWVDTDDGNKTAKDVTALNGSTLYQFRVRAFSKVPGEWSKFVHARTQGDGPQDFTPTTQGVGGRPGSEGYYLLVAVVGSVTVTCVTILLALLALFCIRKTLLNRRRTFTYQSGSGEETILQFNSGTLTLTRRPKPTSEPLTYPILEWDDIKFEDVIGEGNFGQVIKAMIKKDGAKMSAAIKMLKAEFASENDHRDFAGELEVLCKLGQHPNIINLIGACENRGYLYIAIEYAPYGNLLDFLRKSRVLETDPAFAKEHGTASTLTSQQLLQFAVDVATGMHYLSDKQFIHRDLAARNVLVGDNLVAKIADFGLSRGEEVYVKKTMGRLPVRWMAIESLNYSVYTTKSDVWSFGVLLWEIVSLGGTPYCGMTCAELYEKLPQSYRMEQPRNCDDEVYELMRQCWRDRPHERPPFSQISVQLNRMQEARKGTEVTWFQTCLRCLSGVG from the exons ATGATCTACATCTTATTTTTGTTGTGCCTCATCCATGTGTCAG GTGCGGTGACAGACCTGACCGTCATCTCCAACGCTGAGGCCTCCACCCCTCAGCTCTTCTCCATCTCCTGCCTCACTGGGGAGCGGGATGCAGCAGAGCTAGACCTGGACATCAAGAAGGACAACAgcatcctcatcctctcctcacgGCCACGTTACCGAGTCAAAAGGCCCAAGACCAAGGAGGTGGTGGCGAACGAGTTCGTGGGTGTGATGGACCAAACAGGCATCTTCTACTGCCATGCGTCCCAGGGAACTGATCCTCTTATAAACCTGGGTAAAGTGACACTCATCAACAACTTTGCCAAAG CCCTGTTTGTCCCGGCCCACCTCACGGTGACAGCAAACAGAGGAGATACAGTTCACCTGGCCATGCAGGTCCTGAGCTCCCAGAGAAGAGACGTCACCTGGAAATACAATG GTAACTATTTCTACACGACCCACTGGGGTGATGTGTCCAACAGTACGGCTGTACTAACCCTGGAGGACGTGGCTAAAGCCAACGAGGGTATCTACAGCGCCAGCTTCGTGGGAGACAGTCCCATCAATGGAGCCTGGATGAGGCTGATTGTCAGAG ACTGTGGCAGTAAGAAGTGGGGTGCCGACTGTGACAAGGACTGTCCAGAGTGTCTCAATGGAGGGGTGTGTCACCACCGGGACGGGGACTGCATCTGCCCACCGGGGTTCATGGGGATGCGCTGCGAGacag CCTGTAGAGAGGGAATGTTTGGGCTTAATTGCCAGGAGTCATGCAGGCCAGAGATGGACTGTAGAGGGCTGAGGTTCTGCCTGGCTGACCCTTACGGATGCTCCTGTGCCAGTGGCTGGTCTGGGAACCACTGCAACAGAC tCTGCCACAGGGACATGTACGGGGCAGACTGCAGGCTGCGCTGTAAGTGTAAGAACGGTGGAGTGTGTAACCACTTCAGTGGATGTCAGTGTCCCACTGGCTGGAGAGGACAGCACTGTGAGAAATCAG ACCGTGCCCCCCAGATCTTGAACATGGCCAGTAGTCTAGAGTGGAACCTTCACTCCAGCCCCAAGATCCTGTGTTCCGCCACAGGCAACCCCCTGCCCAGCCACACCAGCATTGAGCTGCGCAAACTGGACAGCACTGTGCTCAAG GCGTCTCGTACCACCATGGATTCCAATAAGAGCACAGCGCAGTTTGATATTCCCCGTCTGTCCACTGAGCATGCTGGGTTATGGGAGTGTAGGGTTTCCACCAATGGGGGACAAGACTCAAGGAAGTTCAACCTCATTGTCAAAG AGCCACCGTTCCCCAGCACCCCTCCCAAGCTGCTGGAGAAGAGGAGTAAGCAGCTGGTGGTGTTGCCTGTGGAGTCCtacagaggagacggacccatCGACTCCACCAAGCTCCTCTACAAGCCCATGGAGACAGGAGACTCCTGGTCCTCCATCATAG TGTACAGTAGAGAGCCTATAACGCTGATGAATCTGAAGCCATCTACACGCTACCACGTCCGTGTCCAGCTGACCCGtcctggggagggaggggaggggactcTGGGGCCTGAGGCCATCATGGAGACTGACTGTCCAG AGCCCACTCTTCGACCAGAGATTGACTTCAGCTCGCTGGAGGGCCGCAACGCCACTGTGCGCTGGCTGTTGCATGGCAACGCGGACAGGGCCAGCGGGTTCTTAGTGCAGCTCTTCGGGCCCTCCCCCTCAGGAGAGATGCTGAGAGAGGAGACCACCCTGCTCAATGTGCTCTCCACCAAGTTCTACAACCTGCAGTACCACCAAGACTACACAGTGGTCGTCAGACTGCTCAACTGTGGCAGTCTGGGTCCCGCCTCTAAGCCGTACAACGTCCGCATAAACAGCCAGG GTCCCTCATCTCCTCGGAACGTCCAGGCCCTGCCCCTGTCTGTGTCTGCAGTGCAGGTGAAGTGGCAGCCCCCTGAGGACCCTAACGGGGGCATAGTGAAGTACATCATAGAGTACCAGCCGGTGGGTCAGGGCAGCCTGCACCCCTGGGTCGACACAGACGATGGCAACAAGACAGCTAAAGATGTGACAGCGCTCAACGGGAGTACTCTCTACCAGTTCAGAGTGAGGGCCTTCTCTAAAGTACCCGGGGAGTGGAGCAAGTTTGTCCATGCCAGGACCCAGGGAGATG GTCCCCAGGACTTCACTCCTACCACCCAGGGTGTGGGGGGGCGTCCAGGCAGTGAGGGCTACTATTTGTTGGTAGCTGTGGTGGGGTCTGTGACGGTCACCTGTGTCACCATCCTGCTGGCTCTGCTGGCTCTCTTCTGCATCCGCAAAACTCTGCTCAACCGCAGACGCACCTTCACTTACCAGTCTGGAtcg GGAGAGGAGACCATCCTCCAGTTTAACTCTGGGACCCTGACCCTGACAAGGAGGCCGAAGCCTACCTCTGAGCCCCTCACCTACCCCATCCTGGAGTGGGATGACATCAAGTTTGAAGATGTGATCGGAGAGGGCAACTTCGGCCAGGTCATCAAGGCCATGATCAAGAAGGACGGGGCCAAGATGAGCGCTGCTATCAAGATGCTAAAAG CAGAGTTTGCCTCGGAGAATGACCACCGGGACTTTGCAGGAGAGCTGGAAGTGTTGTGTAAACTGGGCCAACATCCCAACATCATCAACCTCATAGGAGCCTGTGAAAACAGGG GGTACCTGTACATTGCTATTGAGTACGCCCCATACGGAAACCTGCTTGACTTCTTGCGTAAGAGCCGAGTCCTAGAGACAGACCCTGCCTTCGCCAAGGAGCACGGCACAGCCTCCACCCTCACCTCACAACAACTGCTGCAGTTCGCTGTCGACGTGGCTACTGGCATGCACTACCTTAGCGACAAACAG ttcATCCACAGAGACCTGGCAGCGAGGAACGTTTTAGTGGGAGACAACCTAGTGGCCAAGATAGCAGACTTCGGTCTGTCCCGAGGGGAGGAGGTCTACGTCAAAAAGACCATG GGGAGGTTGCCAGTGCGTTGGATGGCAATAGAGTCCCTAAACTACAGTGTGTACACCACCAAGAGTGACGT